The following nucleotide sequence is from Streptomyces sp. NBC_00237.
GGCGGGCCGTGCCGCCGGTGGCGGCGATGAGGGTGGGGGTGCCGGTCAGCGCGTCCGGGTCGATCAGGTCGAAGAAGGACTTGAAGAGACCGCTGTAGGAGGCCGCGAAGACGGGCGTCACCGCGATCAGGCCGTCGGCGGCCGAGACCGCCTCGATCGCCTTGCGCAGGGGCTCGTTCGGGAAGCCCGTGACCAGGTGGTTCGCGATGGCGGTGGCCAGTTCGCGGAGCTCGACGAACTCGACGGATACGGAGGGGAGTTCGGCGCGGGCCGCCTCGGCGAGGCGGTCCGCGAGCAGGCGGGTGGAGGAGGGCACGCTCAGGCCCGCCGACACGACGACGAGGTTCTGGGTCATGACGCGTTGGCCTCCTTCGAGGTCGTGGCGGAGTCGG
It contains:
- a CDS encoding FMN reductase; translated protein: MTQNLVVVSAGLSVPSSTRLLADRLAEAARAELPSVSVEFVELRELATAIANHLVTGFPNEPLRKAIEAVSAADGLIAVTPVFAASYSGLFKSFFDLIDPDALTGTPTLIAATGGTARHSLALDHAVRPLFAYLRALVVPTAVFAASEDWGGEGDAFTAHLPGRITRAAAELAAQLRTAPPRKESDEVVPFAQQLSDLRLD